In Cryptococcus gattii WM276 chromosome B, complete sequence, the DNA window CCGTAGTGCCCAATAGATAAATTCGGTGGACGGAGGTCTTAGATGAGAAAATACTGATGACTTCAAGGGACCTCTGTCTGTCCAGTTGGCGTATGCGATATGACGGGGATTGATTCATAAAGGATTGATGTTTGACAGGAAGAGGTAGACCAGCTTCAAGATATTGATGTCCACAAAGGATGACAATCTGCAACTGTCGTGGGTTATGTGATGCACTAACTCCATCTCAATGTGCTACAGAGGTACATTGACAAGTCCGTGAGTGTATTAGCAGATTTATTTATGGTGTCAGACACATTTTATCATAATACTTCTGGTCATCGTCAGCAAATGTAAAAATGTACATACATAATTCGGCAGATATGGTAAATCCAAAACACTCATACGGCCACATAACGATAATCCTCTCCCAATGAATATAGGTCGGGCAATGACGGGATCGAGGATAACAGATGAGACAAATCTCATTATTGTTTTGTTTTATCAGATGCGGTGATGGTCGTCGGTGCGGAGCCCTCGACGGAGGGCGTTTCGCCGCCGTATGCTAAACGCACAAGGCAAGGCAAAGGTCCTTCgtcctcctcttcttcctgcCGTGAGCGGTCTCCAGACGATTTTTCCATTTGGGCCGCTGAAAGCGTGTATCAGTTTGTCGTATGTTTTAGCAATGGGTTCATGCTTACTGAAGAGACTGAGGATTGAAAAGACGTGAGGCCAATTCCTCAACACCCCACCAATAGCTATGCAATTTAAGTAATGGTCTTCCATCATTGACCACCGGAATCGCTTACCTTCTCCCCCATCCGCCATTATATTAGACATCTCTGCAAGCTTCTCAGCCCTTGCTACAAGATCTGCTGAGGCCTCACGCAAAGCCTGAAGACCGGCATATTCTTGTTGTTTCTGGTAAAAATTGAGAAGTGAAGGAGGGAGGTTCATTTCGATTGATGGACGGGACATGGCGCTCGAGTCCTACAATGGGGATTAAGAAGCTGTTACAATGAAAAGGAGCTGAAGAAGGGAAGCGTTGACTGAATGTTCTGTGGTCGTTCgttgctgttgttgttcGTTGACTTGTGCTTGACGACCATTATATTTACGCGCGACGCGTTAAAATGACAGCggagagagggagaaaTCTCCGTCCACCCCGAGCCGAAGTCGTCACCACCGATAATATTGCTATAGTTGCTCGACATACTAATCATCCACCTATTTTGACTAGAGTTCAGCCTGTCTGCTTTACCACTACGTCCGCTGGTGGAAGCAAATAGACAGTATGGGTGTCAAAGGCCTTTGGTCTCTGCTCAACCCAGTCGCTCGTCCAGTCCAGTAAGCTGGGTCACGACCATGTAATGGATCTCGTGCTGATGTCTATCCAGGATCGAGAGTATGGAAGGGAAGCGACTGGCGATTGATAGTTCCATCTGGCTTTATCAAGTAAGAATGAGGCCATTCGGTGTGCAAAACAATTCAAAGCTAATATTATTTTTGTCGGACAGTTCCAAGCGACAATGAGGGATAAGGATGGTAGAGTTCTGGTGAATGCACATGTTCTAGGTACGTCCTCAAATGGACAATTTAAAGTG includes these proteins:
- a CDS encoding Hypothetical protein (Similar to SGTC gene model, INSD accession EAL23652.1; CNBA2990), whose translation is MSRPSIEMNLPPSLLNFYQKQQEYAGLQALREASADLVARAEKLAEMSNIMADGGEAIGGVLRNWPHVFSILSLFTAQMEKSSGDRSRQEEEEDEGPLPCLVRLAYGGETPSVEGSAPTTITASDKTKQ